One genomic region from Rhabdothermincola sediminis encodes:
- a CDS encoding LCP family protein, translated as MALAIVSALVLLAGALFAFGWWQFGRIDKVAVASLSGAGGQGTNYLIVGSDSRQGIDPQAPDAGAFLGEAVSGERTDTIMVLRMQGSGSSLLSIPRDLWVKNPVTGEMGRINSVYPDGPAALVQAVRNLGIPVQHYVEIDFVSFAKLVDAVGGITVEFPHPARDTHSGLDVPTAGRVTLDGAQALAYVRSRYYEELVDGSWRADPTSDLGRVQRQRAFLQALLTKMASTKNPVALARLASAMGGGMRIDDRLTYLDALGLLWQVRGGFHPESLTLPVTNRTTSGGAAVLDLDTAQARPLISQFGG; from the coding sequence GTGGCGCTCGCGATCGTGTCGGCACTCGTGCTGCTGGCCGGCGCGCTCTTCGCTTTCGGCTGGTGGCAGTTCGGGCGCATCGACAAGGTCGCCGTCGCGTCGCTCTCGGGGGCCGGCGGCCAGGGGACCAACTACCTCATCGTGGGGTCGGACTCCCGCCAGGGCATCGACCCGCAGGCCCCCGACGCCGGGGCCTTCCTCGGCGAGGCGGTCTCGGGGGAGCGCACCGACACCATCATGGTGCTGCGGATGCAGGGCTCGGGCAGCTCGCTGCTGTCGATCCCCCGGGACCTGTGGGTGAAGAACCCGGTCACCGGCGAGATGGGCCGTATCAACTCGGTGTACCCCGACGGGCCGGCCGCGCTCGTACAGGCGGTACGGAACCTGGGCATCCCGGTGCAGCACTACGTGGAGATCGATTTCGTGAGCTTCGCGAAGCTCGTCGACGCCGTCGGGGGCATCACCGTGGAGTTCCCTCACCCGGCGCGCGACACGCACTCCGGGCTCGACGTGCCGACCGCCGGTCGGGTGACCCTGGACGGCGCGCAGGCCCTCGCTTACGTGCGCTCCCGCTACTACGAGGAGTTGGTGGACGGCTCGTGGCGAGCTGACCCCACCTCGGACCTCGGGCGGGTCCAGCGCCAGCGGGCGTTCCTCCAGGCCTTGCTGACGAAGATGGCGAGCACGAAGAACCCCGTGGCCCTCGCCCGGCTGGCGTCCGCGATGGGTGGCGGGATGCGCATCGACGACCGGCTCACCTACCTCGACGCCCTCGGCCTGCTGTGGCAGGTGCGCGGTGGGTTCCACCCCGAGTCGCTCACCCTTCCGGTCACCAACCGCACGACCTCGGGAGGGGCCGCGGTGCTCGACCTCGACACCGCGCAGGCCCGGCCTCTGATCAGCCAGTTCGGCGGTTGA